A genome region from Cydia pomonella isolate Wapato2018A chromosome 21, ilCydPomo1, whole genome shotgun sequence includes the following:
- the LOC133529828 gene encoding low molecular weight phosphotyrosine protein phosphatase-like codes for MAEKKKALFICLGNICRSPIAEGVFQKTVNDLNIGDNWEIDSAAIGAWHVGNTPDYRAMDTMKEHNVPYNNRARQITKEDFNHYDYIFGMDEANMKDLKRLAPKNSKAELLLFGDFDPQGDRIIRDPYYDADSKGFEKCYQQSVRCSKGFLEHLENKG; via the exons ATGGCCGAGAAAAAGAAAGCACTGTTTATTTGTCTTG GAAACATTTGCCGCTCGCCGATAGCCGAAGGCGTTTTCCAGAAGACCGTGAATGACTTGAACATCGGAGATAATTGGGAGATCGACAGTGCCGCTATCGGCGCTTGGCATGTCGGAAACACACCAGACTATCGCGCTATGGACACTATGAAGGAGCATAATGTTCCATATAACAATCGTGCTAGACAG ATTACAAAAGAAGACTTCAACCATTATGACTACATATTTGGCATGGACGAGGCCAACATGAAGGACCTCAAGAGACTAGCTCCTAAGAACAGCAAGGCTGAGCTGCTTTTGTTTGGTGATTTTGATCCTCAGGGTGACAGGATCATTAGGGATCCTTATTAT gatgCTGATTCCAAGGGTTTTGAAAAATGTTACCAGCAGTCTGTCAGATGTTCCAAGGGATTTTTAGAGCACTTGGAAAATAAAGGTTAA
- the LOC133529820 gene encoding snRNA-activating protein complex subunit 4 homolog: MQAMDVDSDEEQQLYDIAQLNAALAQDDEPSILLGSLSGSVSSLRSRSILSTSTNTAAQEHARIDSALALNKLLDEKLRRLESVLVGRLHECRQSLNDLHKLAVPAEKDRQETFRYINCGKPYFKDKSNFPAPDNEDTIIMKKSNMYDFSEITSVPGWTAKDKVSLNKLLLEMSIDFKKKELNSKIAHLKRENKDKWSRKLERQVDAVNKEISALGKKTLKELALPIDQEYDWDIVANKLNKRHSAAEYRILWKEFLHPTINKDPWKLEEHARFQEIVTKYNFQDWAAIAKELNTGRTAYQVFVYYRTNMSNTCCGKKWTKEEEQFLQRLIEYYKEEDYIPWGKVASSMENRTKIQIYNKYFRLVEKRKGRFLPEEDAVILTCFDKFGPNFKKMSEYLPGRSATQIRVRYQVLAKKRISAVWTVQEDRQLLQLMANEECLTNYSSVTKHFPDKTRTHLRARYITLLKWMKRHPNLSLENAPRRGARRLGHGLATDNLNKATEVLKKRIETEIDNRKSKRITRESPQEVIEDAIIANLLTEHVKQEEEKKLHEIYQEDELFVLDSNSVVSANNLNVTNLQKMIIFLRAKLKQDLFKKSSYAEQYPGLLNTQQEVNLFQVKSYSRKQSTAAVTFANAPDIWGNNTLGSVTYVLPPHYATIIGCRKLMAYVNSKTIENTSKSDVNINLNLLMRKNLIFKEQMFLLMERFNSLFLYSMLLSNEGPDRVGKHVVTENKQKIDTTKAQLNILSSVSIPGPSKPIRSRVKSDSQSDTNMSIDLDLEPENNLKDQCCVQKVVVDDVVRFIDVDSSKAQRKRKKQYVCSY; this comes from the coding sequence CTTCTACTAACACCGCTGCACAGGAACATGCAAGAATCGACTCGGCATTAGCCCTTAACAAGCTTCTAGACGAAAAACTACGAAGGCTGGAATCAGTGCTCGTTGGTCGCTTACATGAATGCAGACAAAGCTTAAATGATCTACACAAGCTAGCAGTCCCTGCAGAGAAAGATCGGCAAGAAACGTTCCGCTATATAAACTGTGGCAAGCCATATTTTAAGGACAAATCAAATTTTCCAGCACCCGATAATGAAGATActataattatgaaaaaaagcAACATGTACGATTTTTCTGAGATCACTTCAGTCCCTGGCTGGACTGCAAAAGACAAAGTCAGTTTGAATAAACTCCTTCTTGAAATGTCAATTGATTTTAAAAAGAAAGAGTTGAACTCAAAGATTGCACATCTGAAACGCGAGAACAAAGATAAATGGTCAAGGAAATTAGAAAGACAAGTAGATGCAGTAAACAAAGAGATCAGTGCTTTAGGAAAAAAGACTTTAAAAGAACTAGCGTTGCCAATAGACCAGGAGTATGACTGGGACATAgttgcaaataaattaaataaaagacatAGTGCTGCAGAATACAGAATATTATGGAAAGAATTTCTGCATCCTACCATCAATAAAGACCCTTGGAAACTGGAAGAACATGCCCGCTTTCAAGAAATAGTAACCAAGTACAACTTTCAAGATTGGGCTGCAATTGCTAAAGAACTGAACACCGGCAGAACAGCCTACCAAGTCTTTGTTTACTACAGAACTAACATGAGCAATACATGTTGTGGTAAAAAATGGACTAAGGAAGAGGAACAGTTCCTTCAGCGGTTGATTGAATATTATAAAGAAGAAGATTACATACCGTGGGGCAAAGTAGCTTCATCTATGGAGAACAGGACTAAGATACAAATTTACAACAAGTATTTCCGGCTTGTTGAGAAGAGGAAAGGTAGGTTCCTGCCAGAAGAGGATGCTGTTATATTGACATGTTTTGACAAGTTTGGACCAAACTTCAAAAAAATGTCAGAGTATCTACCAGGCCGTTCAGCAACTCAGATTCGTGTTAGATACCAAGTTTTAGCTAAGAAGAGGATCTCGGCTGTCTGGACAGTTCAGGAAGATCGGCAGCTGCTTCAACTGATGGCCAATGAGGAATGTCTGACCAACTACTCCAGTGTTACCAAGCACTTCCCTGATAAAACCCGAACACATTTAAGGGCTAGATATATTACCTTATTAAAATGGATGAAAAGACATCCAAACTTGTCACTTGAAAATGCACCAAGAAGAGGTGCCCGGCGCCTTGGCCACGGACTTGCCACTGACAACCTAAACAAAGCGACTGAAGTTCTAAAGAAGAGAATAGAAACAGAAATCGATAATAGAAAAAGCAAAAGGATCACAAGGGAATCACCACAAGAAGTCATAGAAGATGCCATTATAGCTAATCTTTTAACTGAACATGTTAAACAAGAGGAGGAAAAAAAGCTACATGAAATCTATCAAGAAGATgaattatttgttttagattCTAATTCTGTAGTATCAGCAAATAATCTCAATGTGACGAATCTGCAAAAAATGATCATTTTCTTGAGAGCAAAATTGAAACAGGACCTTTTTAAAAAAAGCTCATATGCTGAACAGTACCCCGGCTTGCTAAATACGCAGCAGGAAgtaaatttatttcaagtaaagAGTTACTCAAGAAAACAATCAACAGCAGCTGTTACGTTTGCTAATGCACCAGATATATGGGGAAATAACACTTTAGGCAGCGTGACATATGTGCTCCCTCCACACTATGCAACAATAATAGGATGTAGAAAGCTCATGGCATATGTGAATTCTAAGACCATAGAAAACACATCAAAATCTGATGTGAATATCAATCTGAATCTATTGATGAGAAAAAATCTCATTTTCAAAGAGCAAATGTTTCTTTTAATGGAGAGGTTTAATTCACTGTTTCTGTATTCAATGCTTCTGTCAAATGAGGGACCGGATCGAGTAGGGAAACATGTAGTGACTGAAAATAAACAGAAGATTGATACAACAAAAGCTCAGCTTAATATACTCTCTAGTGTAAGCATTCCAGGTCCATCCAAACCTATCAGAAGCAGAGTTAAATCAGATTCACAAAGTGACACTAATATGAGTATAGACTTAGACTTGGAGCCTGAGAATAATCTGAAGGATCAATGTTGCGTTCAGAAAGTTGTTGTTGATGATGTGGTTAGGTTTATAGATGTAGACAGTTCCAAGGCAcagagaaaaagaaaaaagcagtatgtgtgctcttattaa